A genome region from Erigeron canadensis isolate Cc75 chromosome 3, C_canadensis_v1, whole genome shotgun sequence includes the following:
- the LOC122594135 gene encoding uncharacterized protein C24B11.05-like, with product MESDKGYEQQTQQSKYECLLFDVDDTLYPLNCGLSAECTKNITEYMVNKLAIEESKVPEMCVQLYGDYGTTMAGLRALGYDFDYDDYHSFVHGRLPYEYLKPDPLLKNLLHSLPLRKVIFSNANEAHVAEVLGRLGLEDCFDDVICFETLNPKGQDIDDDNDATKSSVIGDANNEPVAVLPKTPIVCKPFENAFQQAFLIAEINPEKSLFFDDSIRNIQTAKLLGLSTVLVGSSQRKQGADYALESIHNIRDALPELWESVNESKDVAGSQKVAIETPVNVNA from the exons ATGGAATCCGATAAGGGATACGAGCAACAGACCCAACAATCAAAATATGAATGTCTTCTGTTTG ATGTTGATGATACCCTTTATCCTTTAAATTGTGGATTATCAGCAGAGTGCACCAAAAACATCACTG AGTATATGGTGAATAAGCTTGCTATTGAAGAAAGCAAAGTGCCAGAAATGTGTGTTCAACTCTACGGTGATTACGGGACAACAATGGCTGGTCTCCGGGCTCTTGGCTATGATTTTGACTATGATGACTACCATAG TTTTGTCCATGGAAGATTACCCTATGAGTATCTCAAACCCGACCCTCTTCTGAAAAATCTTTTGCATAGCTTGCCCTTAAGGAAAGTG ATTTTTTCAAATGCAAATGAGGCGCACGTGGCTGAAGTCCTTGGCCGTCTTGGATTGGAGGACTGTTTTGATGATGTGATATGTTTCGAGACTCTGAATCCTAAAGGGCAAGACATCGATGACGACAATGATGCTACCAAAAGTTCTGTTATTGGAGATGCCAACAATGAACCTGTTGCTGTACTACCTAAGACTCCTATTGTCTGCAAACCTTTTGAAAACGCTTTCCAACAGGCATTTCTGATTGCAGAAATTAATCCTGAGAAATCT TTATTCTTTGATGATAGCATACGCAATATCCAGACTGCAAAACTCTTGGGACTCAGCACTGTGCTG GTCGGGTCATCACAACGTAAACAAGGGGCGGACTATGCATTAGAAAGCATCCACAACATAAGGGACGCGTTGCCGGAGCTATGGGAATCTGTCAATGAGTCAAAAGATGTCGCTGGTTCGCAAAAGGTTGCAATTGAGACTCCTGTGAATGTGAATGCTTAG
- the LOC122591377 gene encoding scarecrow-like protein 14, translated as MRLLCDVTGRSPFGLLVFLLFSLVMEQSYHEYTDYIHDYSLDNEYSLPVFDQFSSHTNGYRFRDEPVDLSFLDGSSTVTPTLDPVYSFPFVGTAPQADSPDEYDDSVSKYLNQILVEEDMESKQSMFYDPFALQATEKSFYEALGNNNQLPNFNFGPNADSPEEITYGSSSEYSPHSSISGSNNSGDPQWVRSDSFEAKSSVTQTPSLEYPPLVSTTNVGNDINDSLDSINKHMIQNMFTDRESILQFRKGMEEANKFLPPSKPLVIDLDKYNLPSDTPRDVVVKSERVEMDNTPLVLKGRKHFELDVDDYNEERVKKQSAVYEDEEAELSDLFDQILLCTNAKGESIPWCGDIPAQTKPQKTYWNAPAWRPGNTSDSVDVRTLLINCAQSVAADDYKMAYEQLKQIRQHTSPSGNALERLAHIFALGLEARLSGTGSQIYAAQKACRISAAEKLRAYQAYLSACPFKKNEIYFANKTIYDASLSASTLHIVDFGICYGFQWPILIKHLAERPGGPPKLRITGIEFPQPGFRPEERVEETGRRLATYCQRFKVPFEYNAIAIQNWERITVEDLKLQRNEFLAVNAPTRFENLLDETVVSDSSPRDGVLKLIRDMKPDIFLHSIVNGSYSAPFFVTRFREALFHYSALFDLLDTTLERENEQRRNFEMEFCGREVMNVIACEGLQRVERPETYKQWQVRISRAGFKTRNMDQDLMSELKCRVKAGYHKDFVFDEDGKWMLQGWKGRILYASSCWVPA; from the exons ATGAGGCTTTTGTGTGATGTTACTGGTCGAAGTCCATTTGGGCTGTTAGTATTTTTGCTCTTTTCG TTGGTCATGGAGCAAAGTTATCATGAGTATACGGATTATATTCACGATTACTCGTTGGATAACGAGTATAGCTTACCCGTATTCGATCAGTTTTCATCTCATACCAATGGATACAGGTTCAGAGATGAACCTGTCGATCTTAGCTTCTTAGATGGTTCGTCTACGGTTACACCCACTCTTGATCCTGTATATTCGTTTCCGTTTGTGGGTACAGCCCCACAGGCGGATTCTCCGGATGAGTATGATGATTCCGTTTCTAAGTACTTAAACCAGATTCTCGTGGAAGAGGATATGGAAAGTAAGCAGAGTATGTTTTACGACCCGTTTGCTTTACAAGCCACCGAGAAATCTTTTTATGAAGCTCTTGGTAATAACAACCAACTGCCGAATTTTAATTTTGGCCCGAATGCTGATAGCCCAGAAGAGATTACTTACGGAAGCTCAAGTGAGTATAGTCCACATAGCAGTATAAGTGGAAGCAATAACTCGGGTGATCCTCAGTGGGTTAGAAGTGATTCGTTTGAGGCTAAATCGTCGGTTACACAAACTCCTTCACTTGAGTACCCTCCTTTAGTTTCTACTACCAATGTGGGTAATGATATTAATGACTCGTTGGACTCGATAAACAAACACATGATTCAGAATATGTTTACGGATCGTGAATCTATCTTGCAGTTCAGGAAAGGTATGGAGGAAGCGAATAAATTCCTTCCTCCTAGCAAACCGCTAGTTATTGATCTGGATAAATATAACTTGCCGTCAGATACACCTCGAGATGTTGTTGTGAAATCAGAGAGGGTCGAGATGGATAACACGCCACTGGTATTAAAGGGAAGAAAACATTTTGAATTGGATGTCGATGATTATAATGAAGAAAGAGTTAAGAAGCAGTCTGCGGTTTATGAGGACGAAGAGGCCGAGCTGtctgatttgtttgatcaaattctTCTTTGTACTAATGCTAAAGGTGAGTCTATACCTTGGTGTGGAGACATTCCTGCTCAAACTAAACCTCAAAAGACGTATTGGAATGCTCCTGCTTGGAGACCAGGAAATACGAGTGACAGTGTCGATGTTAGAACTCTGCTGATCAATTGTGCACAATCCGTGGCAGCTGATGATTATAAGATGGCATATGAACAATTAAAGCAGATAAGACAACATACTTCTCCTTCTGGCAATGCTTTAGAAAGGTTGGCTCATATATTCGCCCTTGGTTTAGAGGCACGCTTGTCTGGAACTGGTTCACAGATCTATGCAGCTCAAAAGGCCTGCAGAATCTCGGCTGCTGAGAAGTTGAGAGCATATCAGGCTTACTTGTCAGCTTGCCCTTTTAAAAAGAATGAGATTTACTTTGCCAACAAAACGATCTATGACGCATCTTTATCTGCTTCTACCCTTCATATAGTGGACTTCGGTATTTGTTATGGTTTTCAGTGGCCGATCCTTATTAAACACCTGGCGGAAAGACCAGGTGGGCCACCTAAATTGAGGATTACAGGAATAGAGTTTCCCCAACCTGGTTTTCGGCCAGAGGAACGTGTAGAGGAAACAGGTCGGCGGTTGGCTACTTATTGTCAACGTTTCAAGGTTCCTTTTGAGTACAACGCTATAGCGATTCAAAATTGGGAGAGGATTACAGTCGAAGATCTCAAGCTTCAGAGAAACGAGTTTCTTGCTGTCAATGCTCCTACTCGATTCGAGAACTTGCTTGATGAGACGGTTGTTTCAGATAGCAGTCCAAGGGATGGCGTTTTGAAGTTGATTAGGGATATGAAACCAGATATTTTTCTACATTCAATCGTCAATGGGTCTTATAGTGCACCATTCTTTGTTACTCGTTTTAGGGAGGCTTTGTTTCACTACTCTGCTTTGTTTGATCTGCTTGATACAACATTAGAACGCGAAAATGAGCAACGGCGGAATTTTGAGATGGAGTTTTGTGGGCGTGAAGTTATGAATGTTATTGCTTGTGAAGGTCTTCAGAGGGTGGAGAGACCCGAGACTTACAAACAGTGGCAGGTCCGAATCTCACGGGCTGGGTTCAAGACTAGAAATATGGATCAGGACCTTATGTCAGAACTTAAATGTCGGGTGAAGGCTGGGTATCACAAAGATTTTGTGTTTGATGAAGATGGCAAATGGATGCTACAGGGATGGAAGGGTCGGATTTTATACGCCAGTTCATGTTGGGTACCAGCCTAG
- the LOC122592973 gene encoding uncharacterized protein C24B11.05-like, with protein MEFEQQFQESKYECLLFDVDDTLYPFSSGLSAQCTKNIIEYMVNKLNVEESKVPDMCAQLYRDYGTTMAGLRAIGYEFDHDDYHSFVHGRLPYEYLKPDHVLRSLLHSLPIRKVIFSNANEAHVAEVLGRLGLEDCFDDVICFESLNPKPTDTPKSSAIGDNDNETVALLPKSPIVCKPFENAFEQAFQMANINPHKTLFFDDSLRNLQTAKLTGLSTVLIGSSQRKKGVDYALESIHNIREALPELWESVNKSTYVPRAQKVAIETPVNA; from the exons ATGGAATTCGAACAACAGTTTCAAGAATCCAAATATGAATGCCTTCTCTTCG ATGTCGATGATACTCTCTATCCTTTTAGCTCTGGGTTGTCTGCACAATGCACCAAGAACATCATTG AGTATATGGTGAATAAGCTTAATGTCGAGGAAAGCAAAGTTCCGGATATGTGTGCTCAACTCTATAGGGACTATGGGACAACAATGGCTGGTCTTCGGGCTATTGGCTATGAATTCGACCATGATGACTATCATAG TTTTGTCCATGGGAGATTGCCTTATGAATATCTCAAGCCTGATCATGTTCTCAGAAGTCTTTTACATAGTTTGCCCATTAGGAAAGTG ATTTTCTCAAATGCAAACGAGGCACATGTGGCTGAAGTTCTCGGCCGGCTTGGATTGGAAGATTGCTTTGATGATGTTATTTGTTTCGAGTCTTTGAACCCTAAACCCACTGATACTCCTAAAAGTTCTGCTATAGGAGATAATGACAATGAAACCGTTGCTTTACTACCAAAGAGTCCTATTGTCTGCAAACCATTTGAAAACGCTTTTGAACAGGCTTTCCAGATGGCAAATATTAACCCTCATAAAACC TTATTCTTTGATGACAGTTTACGCAATTTACAAACTGCAAAACTCACGGGTCTCAGTACTGTGTTG ATTGGGTCATCACAGCGTAAAAAAGGGGTAGACTATGCTTTAGAGAGCATTCACAACATAAGGGAAGCATTGCCAGAACTATGGGAGTCGGTCAACAAGTCAACATATGTTCCTCGTGCACAAAAAGTTGCAATCGAGACTCCTGTTAATGCCTAG
- the LOC122594078 gene encoding uncharacterized protein C24B11.05-like — protein sequence MEYENGYQQQISVSKYECLLFDVDDTLYPFSSGLSTQCTKNIREYMVKHLDIDESKVPEVCAQLYRDYGTTMAGLRAFGYNFDYDEYHSIVHGRLPYEYLKPDPVLRSLLHSLPIRKVIFSNANEAHVAEVLKRLRLEDCFDDVICFETLNPKNQVNDTDAPKNIVIGDDNDSEPTVSLPESPIVCKPFENAFQQAFRIANINPHKTLFFDDSIRNIQTSKLMGLSTVLVGSSQRKQGVDYALESIHNIREALPELWEPVNKSRDVGLSQKIAIETPVEA from the exons ATGGAATACGAAAATGGATACCAGCAACAGATCTCAGTGTCAAAATATGAATGCCTCCTCTTTG ATGTTGATGATACCCTGTATCCTTTTAGCTCTGGGTTGTCTACACAATGCACCAAAAATATCAGAG agtACATGGTGAAGCATCTGGATATCGATGAAAGTAAAGTCCCGGAAGTCTGTGCTCAACTCTACAGAGATTACGGGACAACTATGGCTGGTCTTCGG GCTTTTGGCTATAATTTCGACTATGATGAGTACCATAG TATTGTCCATGGAAGATTGCCCTATGAATATCTTAAACCCGACCCAGTTCTTAGAAGTCTTTTACATAGCTTGCCCATAAGGAAAGTG ATTTTCTCAAATGCAAATGAGGCCCACGTCGCCGAAGTCCTTAAACGTCTTAGATTGGAGGACTgctttgatgatgtcatatgtTTTGAGACTCTAAATCCTAAAAACCAAGTAAATGACACTGATGCTCCTAAGAATATTGTTATCGGAGATGACAATGATAGTGAACCGACTGTTTCACTTCCCGAGAGTCCTATTGTTTGTAAGCCATTTGAAAATGCTTTTCAGCAGGCCTTCCGCATCGCAAACATTAACCCTCATAAAACT TTGTTCTTTGATGACAGTATACGCAATATACAAACATCAAAACTCATGGGCCTCAGCACTGTGTTA GTTGGGTCGTCACAACGTAAACAAGGGGTGGATTACGCTTTAGAGAGCATCCACAATATCAGGGAAGCACTGCCAGAGCTATGGGAACCGGTTAACAAGTCCAGAGACGTTGGATTATCACAAAAGATTGCAATCGAGACTCCTGTGGAAGCATAA